A window of the Kineococcus mangrovi genome harbors these coding sequences:
- a CDS encoding PspC domain-containing protein, with protein sequence MSTPVLSRPARGKLIAGVCAGLGRRFGVSANVVRLLFVLSCLLPGPQFIVYVVLWIVLPKDTGGSAGGYGR encoded by the coding sequence GTGAGCACCCCCGTCCTGTCCCGCCCGGCCCGCGGCAAGCTCATCGCCGGCGTCTGCGCCGGTCTCGGCCGCCGCTTCGGCGTGTCCGCCAACGTGGTGCGGCTGCTGTTCGTCCTCTCGTGCCTGCTGCCGGGGCCGCAGTTCATCGTGTACGTCGTGCTGTGGATCGTGCTGCCGAAGGACACCGGGGGCTCCGCGGGCGGCTACGGCCGGTGA
- the ppgK gene encoding polyphosphate--glucose phosphotransferase, whose amino-acid sequence MARDSGRTTGLGVDIGGSGIKAAPVDLAGGAFAADRVRQETPQPSTPAAVAPVVADVIAGFDVPADTPVGITFPAVIQHGIARTAANVDKSWIGTDAGTLFAETLGRKVLVVNDADAAGYAEIAFGAGKGVRGVVLVTTLGTGIGSALFVDGKLVPNTELGHLEIDGHDAEKKAADSARERHDLSWSHWAKRLQRYYSHVEDLLWPDLIVVGGGVSKKHEKFLPHLDLRTPIVPAQLRNDAGIIGAAMLAAQLED is encoded by the coding sequence GTGGCCCGGGACTCCGGACGGACGACGGGGTTGGGCGTCGACATCGGGGGGTCCGGCATCAAGGCCGCCCCCGTCGACCTCGCCGGGGGCGCCTTCGCCGCCGACCGGGTCCGGCAGGAGACGCCCCAGCCGTCCACCCCGGCCGCCGTCGCCCCCGTGGTGGCCGACGTCATCGCCGGTTTCGACGTCCCGGCCGACACCCCGGTCGGCATCACGTTCCCCGCCGTCATCCAGCACGGGATCGCGCGCACGGCGGCCAACGTCGACAAGTCCTGGATCGGGACCGACGCCGGGACGCTGTTCGCCGAGACGCTGGGCCGCAAGGTCCTGGTCGTCAACGACGCCGACGCCGCCGGGTACGCCGAGATCGCGTTCGGGGCCGGGAAGGGGGTGCGCGGCGTCGTCCTGGTGACGACGCTGGGCACCGGGATCGGCAGCGCCCTGTTCGTGGACGGCAAGCTGGTGCCCAACACCGAGCTCGGTCACCTCGAGATCGACGGGCACGACGCCGAGAAGAAGGCCGCGGACTCGGCCCGCGAACGCCACGACCTGTCCTGGTCGCACTGGGCGAAGCGCTTGCAGCGCTACTACTCCCACGTCGAGGACCTGCTGTGGCCGGACCTCATCGTCGTCGGCGGGGGCGTGAGCAAGAAGCACGAGAAGTTCCTGCCGCACCTGGACCTGCGGACCCCGATCGTGCCGGCGCAGCTGCGCAACGACGCCGGCATCATCGGCGCGGCGATGCTGGCGGCCCAGCTCGAGGACTGA
- a CDS encoding DUF6083 domain-containing protein produces the protein MGGPEVCAFCGASGEEAQVVVSERLGVEVAVCAACREKFAPRPAVRPVAVPVEGGDLPPTLGQQTSAVLEHVRRLQRRAEQRPYTEEDCPRCGHLVHRYPGTGGDPVRLAREPVLAESVPAADRWHVRDGRAVPAGDGAQDDEDALGARVLHDVVCPAHPVPENPRLARLWHAHARPPAGDG, from the coding sequence GTGGGTGGTCCGGAGGTCTGCGCGTTCTGCGGGGCGAGCGGTGAGGAGGCGCAGGTCGTCGTGAGCGAGCGCCTCGGCGTCGAGGTCGCCGTCTGCGCCGCCTGCCGCGAGAAGTTCGCCCCCCGCCCCGCCGTCCGTCCCGTGGCCGTCCCCGTCGAGGGCGGGGACCTCCCACCGACGTTGGGCCAGCAGACGTCGGCGGTCCTGGAGCACGTCCGGCGTCTGCAGCGGCGCGCGGAGCAGCGGCCGTACACCGAGGAGGACTGCCCCCGCTGCGGGCACCTCGTGCACCGCTACCCCGGAACCGGGGGTGACCCGGTCCGCCTGGCCCGCGAGCCCGTGCTCGCCGAGAGCGTGCCGGCCGCCGACCGCTGGCACGTGCGCGACGGTCGTGCCGTGCCCGCCGGGGACGGGGCGCAGGACGACGAGGACGCCCTGGGTGCCCGCGTCCTGCACGACGTCGTGTGCCCCGCGCACCCCGTGCCGGAGAACCCCCGGCTGGCCCGGCTCTGGCACGCCCACGCACGACCGCCCGCCGGCGACGGCTGA